The Nostoc cf. commune SO-36 genomic sequence TCATCTTTCAAAATACAACACGCGCCGATTCCCCTTTCTTCAATTGATTTTATGTGAATTGCCTACTTAAGGTAACAGGTTTATGCACAGTAATCTTCTTTTTGTGAATAGAAATCATCTTTTTCTCACGCAAATCCCCTAGTAGCCTAGTAACGGTAACACGAGTTGAACCAATTGCTTCTGCGATCGCTTGATGAGATAACTTCAAATCAATAGTGATCCCATCTGCACAAGGAACGCCAAAATCCCGACAAAGAATTAACAAAAAACTCACCAAGCGAGAACCCATGTCTCGGTGAGCAAGAGTTTCAATCATCATCTCCGTCTGTAAAATGCGCGAAGACAGACCTCGCAGCATTAACATTGATAATTCTGGATTTTCCTTGAGTGCTTGTTCCACTTGTTCAATTGGTGCTGACAGTAATTCCGCAGGCGTAAATGCAACCGCATGGTAAAAGCGATCCGACTTATTTCCTGTCAGCAATGACAATACACCAAAAACACTGTTTTCCCGCAGCAACGCTACCGTTATTTCCTCTCCTGCCTCGTACACCCTGGAAAGTTTAACAGCACCTTTCAAAAGAAAATAAACTCGTTCGGCAGGATCGCCAGGAAAAAAGATCGTTTTATTGCGTTCAAACGTTTCTACAACTGGCGGAAACGCCCCGGTCGCCATCTGACGAAAAACATTTGCTAGGGCTTTATCTTGTGTCACGATCATCTCCCTTCCCCTACCCAATGCCGGAAAAACAAAAACTGATTACCTAAGAATACACCCGAAAAATGAATATAGCACCGTCAACCTTTCTGTACTTTCCTATACTCAAACTAATCTCTTCATAACTCTTTGTTTATTATGATACATAATTGTTGATCCTTTCAGCTATTAATTGTTGATAAGTAGTTCCAATAGCTGTATTTAAAAGGTTTTTTGAAGAACAAATAAAGATATCTTGAGAAAATCTTTAGGAAAAATCAATAATTTTGTCACAGCAAACACTCTTACCAATATTCATTTTTGCAAATCCTGTATAAAACAAAGATAAATTAGCCTCAGATTCTAGTATGCTCCTAAATGATCGATCGCATTAACAATTTATATGCTAAATCTGACTGGAAAAAATGCCCTTGTTACAGGTATTGCCAATAACCGCTCGATCGCCTGGGGCATCGCCCAACAGCTGCATAAAGCCGGAGCAAACCTGGGTATTACTTACCTGCCGGATGAACGCGGCAAAATGGAGAAAAAAGTCGCGGAGTTGGTAGAACCCCTCAACCCCAGTTTATTTCTTCCCTGTAATGTCCAAAATGAAGACCAAATTAAATCTACCTTTGAGACAATCCGCGAACAGTGGGGAAAGCTAGACATCCTTATCCATTGTCTGGCCTTTGCTAGCAAAGACGACTTGAGCGGAGATTTTAGCCAAACCTCCCGTTCTGGCTTCAACACCGCCTTAGAAATTAGTACCTACTCGCTGGTGCAGTTAAGTGGTGCAGCTAAACCTTTGATGACAGAGGGAGGTAGTATCGTCACTTTGACATATTTAGGCGGTGTCAGAGCAATCCCTAATTACAACGTTATGGGAGTTGCCAAGGCGGGCTTAGAAATGAGTGTGCGTTATCTAGCTGCCGAACTAGGGGCGCAAAATATCCGCGTCAATGCCATCTCCGCAGGCCCCATCCGCACTTTGGCATCTTCAGCAGTAGGTGGGATTTTGGATGCAATTCATCATGTAGAAGAAGTAGCTCCCCTACGACGCACCGTCACTCAGTTAGAAGTAGGCAATGCTGCGGCTTTCTTGTGTAGTGATTTGTCTAGCGGCATTACCGGACAAATTCTGTATGTAGATGCAGGATATGAAATTATGGGAATGTAAGATAATTGGGGCATGGGGCATTGGGAATTGAGTATTAGTAATAATTCTTGTCCATTTTTCATTCCCCATGCCCTATGCCCTATTCTCCATGCCCTATTTCCCATGCAAATCAGCAAAATTAATTCAAACTACGATCGCTTAACTGAAACCTCTCGGATTGCGACTGTTCACCGCACCACTGGTGAAACTGATGTGCAAGTTACGATCAACCTGGATGGTAGAGGAACTTGCACAGCAGCAACAGGTGTTCCGTTTTTGGATCACATGTTGCATCAAATTGCCTCCCACGGGCTGATTGATATAGATGTCCAAGCCAAGGGAGACTGGGAAATTGATGACCATCACACCAACGAAGATGTAGGCATTACTTTAGGGCAAGCTTTTAACCAAGCACTAGGCAACAGAAAAGGTATTGTCCGCTTTGGTAATTTTCTTGCACCATTGGATGAAGCTTTAGTTCAGGTAGCACTAGACTTTTCTGGACGTCCTCACCTCAGCTACGGCTTACAAATTCCTACCCAGAGGGTAGGAACCTATGACACCCAACTGGTGCGAGAATTTTTTGTGGCTTTGGTAAACCATAGCCAAATGACATTGCACATTCGGCAACTGGATGGCATTAATTCCCATCACATCATTGAAGCAACATTTAAGGCGTTTGCAAGAGCAACGCGGTTGGCGGTGGAAATCGACCCCCGTCGTGCTGGCGTTATTCCCAGTTCTAAGGGCGTTTTATGAAAGCAGTCAGGGTATTGGGCATTGGGAAAACTCTATCCTTGTCTTCCCAGTCCCCAGTTTTTGATAATTGACACACTAGTTTCTGATGGTTATTATCAGCCTACCAGGTAAATAGTGATTCAACCGAGATGAAGTCTGTTGCAGATGACTCTAATTCTCAACTTAATACGGCAGACACTCCGCCAGTAGTCCTAACTTCTGAGTTGCGAAAAGTCTATCGCACTGGTTTTTGGCTAAATCAAAAAGTCGTATCTCTGAAAAACTGTTCTTTAACGGTTTACAAAGGAGAAACCTTTGGGTTGCTAGGGCCAAATGGTGCTGGTAAAACCACTCTTTTAAAATTGTTATTGGGAATTATTCATCCCACCTCTGGACGGGGATTATTATTGGGTAAGCCAATAGGCGATCGCACTATCAGGCAACATATCGGCTATCTGCCAGAAAATCCCTATTTGTATGACTATCTCACTGGCTGGGAATTTTTACAGCTTGCTGCTGGACTATTCCAAATTCCCCAAAGTGTCCAACGCCAACGCATTCCCCAACTGCTGGAATTAGTGGGTTTATCCCAAGCTGATGCTCGTAAAAAGCTCCTGCGTCGCTACTCTAAAGGAATGCTACAGCGTGTTTGTATGGCACAGGCGCTAATTAACGAGCCAGATTTAGTTTTTCTGGATGAACCGATGTCTGGTCTTGATCCGGTAGGACGCTACCAAATGCGGGAAATTATTCTGGCCCTAAAAGCTGCTGGGAAAACGATTTTTTTCAATAGCCATGTTCTTAGTGAAGTAGAACAGATTTGCGATCGCATTGCCATTCTCGCTCAAGGTGAATTAATTTGCTCTGGTTCCCTTAATGAACTCTTAGGCGGAAAAAACACATATCACGTCAAAGGTCAAGGTGGGGACTGGGAAATCCTCAAAAAATGGATATCCACTCTCAGATTTGAGCCTGATGGCTCTTGGCAAGGTACATTACAAGATGATTACTATGATTTTCTCGCTAGTCTTCGCCTCATGGAGGGTAAAATTATCGCCATGAACTTGTCGCGTCAATCTTTAGAAGAATTTTTTATTCAACAAATCGAAATAAAAAATAATTCGCTTAATTAGTCTTGTAACCAAATAGCAAATTGTGGATTGGCTGCACATACAGCAGTTTTCTTTTGCATGAGGTACAAAGTCACTGGTTTTGAGGCAGGAGGAAGAGGAATAATTTGATTTGTGAATCCTTGATTCTGTACCTCATTTAACAGTGAACAGTGAACAGTAAACAGTTATCAGTGATCTATTTATCCCTGGGTTTAAGCCTACGCCGTACAGGTGGAATGCGTTGGTGGCGGGTTGAAATCCCCCACCATACGCCTGATAACTGATAACTGATAACCGATAACTTAGGACTTACGCAAGAGTTACGGAATAACGAACCACAGAGGCGCAGAGTACACGGAGAAATCAGAGTTTGAGAGATATTTTGCGTAAGTCCCATAACTGATAACTGGTTTAATTGCAAAGTGCTATAGGTAAGCCCCCCTTTTTAAGGGGGGTTGGGGGGATCTTGTGAGGCACAATATCACTAACACCAAGCGTATTGGGTTAACGAGTAGGATTCTACGCGCTAAAGTATTTTGCTACTGGGTGATAGGTAATAATTGCAGTGGTAGACTGTTCTGGATAAAGTTGTTCACTTTCATCCATATACAAGTTAATCCTGTCAGTCTGCAATAACTCCAGTTGCTTGTATTGATCCTGAATATTTGGACAAGCTGGATACCCAAAACTATACCGTGAGCCACGATAGCGTTGTGCTAATATATCCCGAATGTTGTCGGGTTCTTCAGCAGTAAAACCTAACTCCCGGCGAATTCTGGCGTGTGTCCATTCAGCTACAGCCTCTGCCACCTGCACCGCCATACCGTGGAAATACAGGTAATCTGTGTATTGATTGGCAGCAAACAGCTTTTGGGCGAACTCTGTGGCAATCTCCCCTACAGTCACCGCTTGCATGGGGAAGACATCAATAATTCCCGACTCCTTCGGTGCAAAGAAATCTGCTATGCATAGCCGCCTTAAAGACTTCTGCCTGGGAAACTCAAAAGTTGTAACCTGCTGTGATTGGTTCTCTGAGTCATATATATGTAGAGAATTCCCCTCGGCTTGACAAGGGAAATACCCATAAATCACTTGGGGATGTAACAGATTTTCTTCAATGATTCGCTGTTTCCAACTTTCTAAAACTGGGTAAACTTTCTCCGCTAAAAAAGCCTGATATTCTTCCTTAGATTGTTCCTTTGGTTTGCGGAATTGCCACTGTCCAGCAACCAAAGCTTGTAAATCCAAGTGCCAGAATATTTCCTCGATGGGAATATCACTAGGCTGCAATAACTTCGTTCCCCAGAAAGGCGGTGTTGGACGTTCAATATCTATCGCCACAGCTTCGGAACGTCTTGTATCTACTACTTTTGGTTCAGCAGATGTTTCTTCAGCAGTTGTAGCTTTTGGTTCTTTGTTACCATTTGTCGAAACTTCAGCCGTTTCGACTTCGTTTAAAAATCCTTGCAAATCTTCCCAGTTATTAGTTGCCTTTGCTGGCATTAATTTATCCATGAAGTGCAAGTCAGAAAAGGCATCTTTGCCATAAACAACTTTACCTTTGTAGGTATTTTGGCAATCTTCATACACAAACTTGGGAGTCAGTGCCGCACCTCCTAAAATTACGGGTACACTAATTCCTTTTTCGTTGAATACCTCCAAGTTCTCTTTCATGAAGGCGGTGGATTTTACCAGCAAACCACTCATGGCAATACAATCAGGTTTGTGCTGTTCGTAAGCGTTGATGATGTTTTCCACTGGCTGCTTAATTCCCAGATTAATCACCTTGTAGCCATTGTTGGACAAGATGATATCCACTAAGTTTTTACCAATGTCGTGGACATCGCCTTTAACTGTGGCAATGATAAAGGTTCCCTTGGCGTTGTTGCCTGATTCTGATTTTTCCATGAATGGTTCTAGAAATGCCACCGCCGCTTTCATGGTTTCCGCAGATTGCAAGACGAAGGGTAGCTGCATTTGTCCAGAAC encodes the following:
- the ntcA gene encoding global nitrogen regulator NtcA → MIVTQDKALANVFRQMATGAFPPVVETFERNKTIFFPGDPAERVYFLLKGAVKLSRVYEAGEEITVALLRENSVFGVLSLLTGNKSDRFYHAVAFTPAELLSAPIEQVEQALKENPELSMLMLRGLSSRILQTEMMIETLAHRDMGSRLVSFLLILCRDFGVPCADGITIDLKLSHQAIAEAIGSTRVTVTRLLGDLREKKMISIHKKKITVHKPVTLSRQFT
- the fabI gene encoding enoyl-ACP reductase FabI, with product MLNLTGKNALVTGIANNRSIAWGIAQQLHKAGANLGITYLPDERGKMEKKVAELVEPLNPSLFLPCNVQNEDQIKSTFETIREQWGKLDILIHCLAFASKDDLSGDFSQTSRSGFNTALEISTYSLVQLSGAAKPLMTEGGSIVTLTYLGGVRAIPNYNVMGVAKAGLEMSVRYLAAELGAQNIRVNAISAGPIRTLASSAVGGILDAIHHVEEVAPLRRTVTQLEVGNAAAFLCSDLSSGITGQILYVDAGYEIMGM
- the hisB gene encoding imidazoleglycerol-phosphate dehydratase HisB — translated: MQISKINSNYDRLTETSRIATVHRTTGETDVQVTINLDGRGTCTAATGVPFLDHMLHQIASHGLIDIDVQAKGDWEIDDHHTNEDVGITLGQAFNQALGNRKGIVRFGNFLAPLDEALVQVALDFSGRPHLSYGLQIPTQRVGTYDTQLVREFFVALVNHSQMTLHIRQLDGINSHHIIEATFKAFARATRLAVEIDPRRAGVIPSSKGVL
- a CDS encoding ABC transporter ATP-binding protein, which gives rise to MKSVADDSNSQLNTADTPPVVLTSELRKVYRTGFWLNQKVVSLKNCSLTVYKGETFGLLGPNGAGKTTLLKLLLGIIHPTSGRGLLLGKPIGDRTIRQHIGYLPENPYLYDYLTGWEFLQLAAGLFQIPQSVQRQRIPQLLELVGLSQADARKKLLRRYSKGMLQRVCMAQALINEPDLVFLDEPMSGLDPVGRYQMREIILALKAAGKTIFFNSHVLSEVEQICDRIAILAQGELICSGSLNELLGGKNTYHVKGQGGDWEILKKWISTLRFEPDGSWQGTLQDDYYDFLASLRLMEGKIIAMNLSRQSLEEFFIQQIEIKNNSLN